Proteins from one uncultured Anaeromusa sp. genomic window:
- a CDS encoding aminotransferase class V-fold PLP-dependent enzyme, translating to MIYLDNAATTWPKPKEVAEAVAACIEAVPGTPGRGSHQGARQAARIAFEAREEIAALFDVDDATRIAFCGNATQALNTALFGLLQPGDVVVTSSWEHNAVVRPLHVLEQKGVVIRKIPPTQEGPLDLTALEAALPGAKALVLTHASNVTGAILPLQEAAALAARHGCLVIVDAAQTAGVEEIKASWGLHVIAFAGHKGLLGPQGTGGLYVAPQVSVKPLIFGGTGSRSEEREQPSFYPDCLESGTLNTPGLAGLLAGVRFVRTTGMEKIRYRESELAEKLRTALRKMQGISMKGEKQGQLQTAVLSFTVEGIDSNVAALWLEEKAGIICRAGLHCAPWAHEALGTLETGTIRFSPGYFNTDAEIEEAIKALHQLTQAF from the coding sequence ATGATTTACTTGGATAATGCCGCGACAACCTGGCCCAAGCCTAAGGAAGTAGCAGAAGCCGTTGCCGCCTGTATTGAAGCGGTTCCCGGCACGCCGGGACGAGGTTCGCATCAAGGCGCCAGGCAGGCGGCGCGTATCGCTTTTGAAGCCAGAGAAGAAATTGCGGCGTTGTTTGACGTTGATGATGCGACGCGGATTGCTTTTTGCGGCAATGCCACACAGGCGTTGAATACGGCACTTTTTGGCTTATTACAGCCAGGAGATGTGGTAGTTACGTCTTCTTGGGAACATAATGCGGTAGTAAGGCCATTGCATGTTCTGGAACAAAAAGGCGTAGTCATCCGAAAAATTCCTCCCACCCAAGAAGGACCGCTCGATTTAACAGCGTTGGAAGCGGCTCTCCCGGGGGCCAAAGCGTTAGTTTTGACGCATGCCAGCAATGTAACCGGCGCTATTCTGCCGCTACAGGAAGCGGCAGCCCTGGCTGCTCGCCATGGCTGCCTGGTGATTGTGGATGCGGCGCAAACGGCAGGGGTGGAAGAAATTAAAGCCTCCTGGGGTTTGCATGTCATTGCTTTTGCCGGCCATAAAGGTTTGCTAGGGCCGCAGGGCACAGGCGGCTTATATGTAGCTCCCCAGGTTTCCGTAAAGCCGCTAATTTTCGGCGGTACCGGCAGCCGCTCGGAAGAGAGGGAGCAGCCTTCTTTTTATCCGGATTGTTTGGAAAGCGGCACGTTAAATACGCCTGGCTTGGCTGGGTTATTGGCAGGCGTGCGGTTTGTGCGTACCACGGGAATGGAAAAAATTCGTTATCGTGAGAGCGAGTTGGCCGAAAAATTGCGTACGGCCCTTCGCAAGATGCAAGGAATCAGCATGAAAGGGGAAAAGCAGGGGCAGTTGCAGACGGCTGTGCTTTCCTTTACGGTAGAGGGGATTGATAGTAATGTGGCGGCTTTGTGGCTGGAAGAAAAGGCAGGCATAATTTGCCGAGCCGGGCTCCATTGCGCGCCCTGGGCGCACGAGGCTTTGGGAACGTTGGAAACAGGAACTATTCGTTTCAGTCCAGGCTATTTTAATACAGACGCAGAAATAGAAGAGGCGATTAAGGCTCTGCACCAGTTGACGCAAGCGTTTTGA
- a CDS encoding DUF554 domain-containing protein, with translation MIQGSVVNAAAIVAGTAVGLLLRKGIQERYQQTVLAGVAMSVGLIGVTMALKTQNILLVIVSMVLGGLVGEFLDIDARLEKMGAWLTQRLGAQYGNVGQGFVTASLVFCIGAMAVVGSIQDGMTDDAATLYAKATLDGIASAVFASSMGAGVALSAVPVLLYQGGISLAAAAFGATLPTAAVTEMSAVGGLLIVGISMRMLNLGDIRIANLLPAVFVAPLLVLFWPA, from the coding sequence ATGATACAGGGAAGCGTGGTCAATGCCGCGGCGATTGTTGCAGGCACTGCCGTGGGGCTGCTGCTGCGCAAGGGCATTCAGGAACGATACCAGCAGACCGTGTTAGCGGGTGTAGCCATGTCTGTGGGGCTGATTGGCGTGACGATGGCGCTGAAAACACAGAATATTTTATTAGTCATTGTCAGCATGGTTCTCGGGGGCTTGGTGGGCGAATTTTTAGATATTGATGCGCGCCTGGAAAAAATGGGAGCGTGGCTGACCCAGCGGCTGGGAGCTCAATACGGCAATGTAGGCCAAGGCTTTGTTACGGCCAGCTTGGTTTTTTGCATCGGCGCCATGGCGGTAGTCGGCTCGATTCAAGATGGTATGACCGATGATGCGGCGACGCTGTACGCGAAAGCTACGCTCGATGGCATTGCTTCGGCAGTCTTTGCTTCTAGCATGGGCGCCGGCGTAGCTCTTTCTGCGGTGCCGGTGCTGCTGTATCAAGGCGGCATTTCTTTGGCGGCAGCGGCTTTTGGGGCTACGTTGCCAACCGCGGCTGTCACCGAGATGAGCGCCGTCGGCGGCCTTTTAATTGTAGGCATCAGCATGCGGATGCTGAATTTAGGCGATATTCGTATTGCCAATTTGTTGCCAGCCGTATTTGTGGCGCCTCTTTTGGTTTTGTTTTGGCCGGCTTAA
- a CDS encoding DUF4446 family protein: MGQQELIEIQQWILNYLPYFLLVFAVMVLIALTFFINLNFKMSKSKKRYEKLMTGMEGANLEQLLENHISEVRQLRGQVAQLTQQVEELTAVSRVCVQKVGVVRFRAFEDTGSDLSFAVALLDSEDNGVVLSSLFGRTESRVYAKPVEHGASSYLLSTEENEALSKAKKQTLIN; the protein is encoded by the coding sequence TTGGGACAACAGGAATTAATAGAAATTCAGCAATGGATTTTGAACTATCTGCCGTATTTTTTGTTGGTCTTTGCGGTAATGGTGCTGATTGCACTGACATTTTTCATTAATCTGAACTTCAAAATGAGTAAGTCCAAAAAACGCTATGAGAAATTGATGACCGGCATGGAGGGTGCCAACCTAGAGCAATTGCTGGAGAATCATATCAGCGAAGTACGTCAGTTGCGAGGGCAGGTAGCGCAGCTAACGCAGCAGGTAGAAGAGCTGACGGCGGTTTCGCGCGTGTGTGTGCAAAAAGTTGGTGTAGTACGATTCCGGGCTTTTGAAGATACTGGCAGCGATTTAAGTTTTGCTGTTGCACTTTTAGATTCAGAAGACAACGGCGTGGTGCTGTCCAGCTTGTTTGGGCGAACCGAATCCAGAGTCTATGCTAAACCGGTTGAACATGGCGCTTCCAGCTACCTTCTGTCTACAGAAGAGAATGAAGCGTTGAGTAAGGCAAAAAAGCAAACCCTGATTAATTAA
- a CDS encoding M23 family metallopeptidase: MVLKKPEQKKERKDFTLMMVPHHGQNVRSIRIPLQLMQTVAAAIFVCVVAVGGMTLSYRSQASMADADKQELEQLRQVNLVQAQQIDQLAKETASIQSDMQRLNQLDADLRRMVNSEEKADVSRGGMNRPANGTAYDGQGGPEAKPSAGDLLNVVHDLRTQMQEREESLSQLRSNLLEKKAVQAATPSIWPASGSVTSRFGWRNSPFGGGSGDWHPGIDIANDSGTPILATAEGTVVGSGWVSGYGYLVEIDHGNGIHTLYGHNSQNLVSVGQHVTKGQLVSYMGSTGYSTGPHVHYEVRVNGSVVNPASFL; encoded by the coding sequence GTGGTTTTGAAAAAACCGGAGCAAAAAAAAGAACGTAAAGATTTTACTCTGATGATGGTGCCTCACCATGGGCAGAATGTGCGCTCGATTCGGATTCCCTTGCAGTTAATGCAGACGGTTGCGGCTGCTATTTTTGTTTGCGTTGTTGCTGTGGGCGGTATGACTCTTTCCTATCGCAGCCAGGCATCTATGGCGGACGCAGATAAGCAGGAATTAGAGCAATTGCGGCAGGTGAATCTGGTGCAAGCGCAGCAGATTGATCAGCTGGCTAAGGAAACGGCATCCATTCAATCAGATATGCAGCGTTTGAATCAGCTGGATGCTGATTTGCGCCGCATGGTAAACAGTGAGGAAAAGGCAGATGTGTCGCGTGGCGGTATGAACCGTCCTGCTAATGGAACTGCTTATGACGGTCAAGGCGGACCGGAAGCAAAGCCTTCAGCAGGGGATTTGCTGAATGTGGTCCATGATCTTCGAACGCAAATGCAAGAACGAGAAGAAAGCTTAAGTCAACTTCGCAGCAATTTATTAGAAAAGAAAGCAGTTCAGGCGGCCACTCCATCCATTTGGCCTGCCAGCGGGTCGGTAACGTCGCGTTTTGGTTGGCGTAATTCTCCTTTTGGCGGCGGTAGCGGAGACTGGCACCCTGGTATTGATATTGCCAACGACTCAGGAACGCCGATTTTGGCTACAGCTGAAGGAACGGTTGTAGGCAGCGGCTGGGTTAGCGGCTATGGGTATTTGGTGGAGATTGACCATGGAAATGGCATCCACACCTTATACGGACATAACTCGCAGAATCTTGTTTCTGTGGGTCAGCACGTGACCAAGGGGCAGCTTGTTTCCTATATGGGCAGTACCGGCTATAGTACGGGGCCGCATGTGCATTACGAAGTGCGCGTGAACGGCAGCGTGGTCAATCCGGCCAGTTTCCTTTAA
- a CDS encoding polymer-forming cytoskeletal protein — protein MFRKKGDATSAPVETMISKECELMGSLAAKGSLRVDGKVAGDVTTDGDVLVGEGGLIEGDIQAQNVILAGTVRGNLKLTGKLELYPTAHLTGDVKVAVLNISDGAFFHGTCEMEKIQA, from the coding sequence ATGTTTAGAAAAAAAGGCGATGCAACATCCGCTCCGGTGGAAACTATGATTAGCAAGGAATGCGAGCTCATGGGCAGTCTTGCAGCAAAAGGGAGCTTGCGTGTTGACGGTAAAGTTGCCGGTGATGTCACTACCGATGGAGATGTATTGGTGGGAGAAGGCGGCTTGATTGAAGGCGACATTCAGGCGCAGAATGTTATCTTGGCCGGAACGGTACGGGGAAATTTGAAGCTTACCGGTAAATTGGAGTTGTATCCGACGGCTCATTTAACAGGAGACGTGAAAGTAGCGGTTTTGAACATTTCCGATGGCGCCTTTTTTCACGGAACTTGTGAAATGGAAAAAATTCAAGCGTAG
- a CDS encoding glutamate synthase, with the protein MCRIGAIKSSQVFHPSAALRLMLPQQKGHDNSGFAMTLQDLEGRFAEHKDKPLLSLACTQRGAKLVEDYMDSAGFTPLQEWIPRGSRKAGLDIQAMPYYIFRQYDYPDYLATAPAEEKEDLLMDTRLALRALLEPEDEGYVYSFWPDVLTLKEIGDPRDIATYFRLWDDTGDLLARNLVVQCRQNTNYDIVRYAAHPFFLQGYTLCANGENTFYTKNKEYQKSLHRGYIGFESDSQNFLYTLHYVLHELKWPLQYYKHVITPLSFSEMEERPDKEVLTTIRQSMGHLEINGPNTIIGLLPDGRMMTCCDSKKLRPVVLGGDAVTKAISSEVCGLNAILPDRDIASDIYPNEREIVLINNQLEVERWKQ; encoded by the coding sequence ATGTGTAGAATTGGCGCCATTAAGAGCAGTCAAGTATTCCACCCGTCTGCCGCATTGCGGCTCATGCTGCCCCAACAAAAAGGGCACGACAATTCCGGTTTTGCTATGACCTTGCAAGATTTGGAGGGACGTTTCGCCGAGCATAAGGACAAGCCGCTGTTGTCGTTGGCTTGTACTCAGCGGGGGGCTAAACTGGTAGAGGATTATATGGACTCCGCCGGCTTTACTCCCCTGCAGGAATGGATTCCCCGCGGCAGCCGCAAGGCTGGGTTGGATATCCAAGCGATGCCGTACTACATTTTTCGTCAATACGACTATCCGGACTATTTGGCGACCGCTCCGGCAGAAGAAAAGGAAGATCTGCTTATGGATACCCGCCTGGCTTTGCGGGCGCTCCTGGAGCCGGAGGATGAGGGGTATGTGTATTCTTTCTGGCCCGATGTCTTGACCTTGAAAGAAATCGGCGATCCCCGGGACATTGCCACCTATTTCCGTCTGTGGGACGATACGGGCGATCTTTTGGCGCGCAACCTTGTGGTGCAGTGCCGTCAAAACACCAACTACGACATTGTTCGCTATGCGGCGCATCCCTTCTTTTTACAGGGCTACACTCTTTGCGCCAATGGCGAGAATACCTTCTATACCAAAAACAAGGAATACCAAAAATCGCTGCATCGCGGTTATATCGGTTTTGAATCGGATTCGCAAAATTTCCTTTATACCTTGCATTATGTGCTGCATGAACTCAAGTGGCCCCTGCAGTACTATAAACATGTAATTACGCCGCTGTCATTCAGCGAAATGGAAGAACGGCCGGACAAAGAGGTGCTGACTACCATTCGTCAGTCTATGGGGCATTTGGAAATCAACGGTCCCAATACGATCATCGGTCTTTTGCCGGATGGCCGGATGATGACTTGCTGTGACTCCAAAAAGCTGCGGCCTGTTGTCCTTGGCGGCGATGCAGTGACGAAAGCCATTTCTTCCGAGGTGTGCGGCTTGAACGCCATTTTGCCGGATCGTGATATTGCCAGCGATATTTATCCCAATGAACGGGAAATCGTGCTGATTAACAACCAGTTGGAGGTAGAGCGATGGAAACAGTAA
- a CDS encoding glutamate synthase-related protein: protein METVRTQDVGVNDLNWKIEYNPERCTLCGSCVAACTFGAIEAAVERRSSVVSRGPVPNPVKEHAAMPVIRQKRSVANACVGCGMCEKVCPNQAIRPVRNADTRQNLLARAGGATIKRGGRTNLNADRTLDRIVVGRISQMTDPSLDSERHTFDMRTPLGRVLPPSQLPLASANGSLQLNGHTPPVSWIYPIIFSDMSIGALSTRAWEALALATAYLNEKHGLPVRMCSGEGGMPVKLMESEQLKYVILQIASGHFGWNRIIQAMPKMKVDPAAVMIKIGQGAKPGDGGLLPAAKVASHIQAIRGVPKADLMSPPNHQGLYSIEESVQKMFLSMNAAFGFRVPVAIKCAASATSVSVYNNLLRDPYRICGGFFIDGIQGGTGAANEVSLDHTGHPVVSKLRECYLAAVKQGRQGQIPLFAGGGVGLTGNAAADAFKLICLGANGVFIGKILIQLMGCVGNEHGRCNSCSTGKCPTGICTQDPRLVGRLDIDKAAQAVVDYTLALNSEFKKLMAPVGNSSLPIGRSDALVTTDRAVAEKLAIQYVC, encoded by the coding sequence ATGGAAACAGTAAGAACCCAGGATGTAGGCGTCAACGACCTCAACTGGAAGATAGAATACAACCCGGAGCGGTGTACTCTTTGCGGCAGCTGTGTAGCCGCGTGCACCTTTGGCGCTATTGAAGCGGCCGTAGAACGCCGCAGCAGCGTCGTTTCCCGCGGTCCCGTGCCTAACCCTGTGAAAGAGCATGCTGCGATGCCCGTGATTCGTCAAAAGCGTTCTGTAGCGAACGCCTGCGTAGGCTGCGGCATGTGCGAGAAGGTCTGTCCCAATCAGGCCATCCGTCCGGTGCGCAACGCAGACACGCGTCAGAATTTGCTTGCCCGGGCCGGCGGCGCTACCATTAAACGCGGCGGCCGGACCAATCTGAACGCCGATCGTACGCTGGACCGGATTGTGGTGGGCCGCATTTCGCAGATGACCGACCCTTCGCTGGATTCGGAGCGTCATACCTTTGATATGCGCACGCCTTTAGGGCGCGTGCTCCCGCCGTCGCAGCTGCCGTTGGCTTCGGCAAACGGTTCGCTGCAGTTGAACGGTCATACGCCGCCGGTAAGTTGGATTTATCCGATTATTTTCAGCGATATGTCTATTGGCGCGCTGTCGACTAGAGCCTGGGAAGCCTTGGCGCTGGCTACGGCCTATCTCAATGAAAAGCATGGCTTGCCGGTGCGCATGTGTTCCGGCGAGGGCGGCATGCCGGTGAAGCTGATGGAATCCGAGCAGCTTAAGTACGTGATTCTGCAGATCGCTTCCGGTCATTTCGGCTGGAACCGCATCATTCAGGCGATGCCGAAAATGAAAGTCGATCCGGCGGCGGTGATGATCAAAATCGGCCAGGGCGCTAAGCCCGGCGACGGCGGTCTTTTACCGGCGGCCAAGGTGGCTTCGCATATTCAGGCCATCCGCGGCGTGCCTAAGGCGGATCTCATGTCTCCGCCTAACCATCAGGGCTTGTACTCCATCGAGGAGTCGGTGCAGAAGATGTTCCTTTCCATGAACGCCGCTTTTGGCTTCCGGGTGCCCGTGGCGATCAAATGCGCTGCTTCGGCCACTTCGGTCTCGGTATATAACAATTTGCTCCGTGACCCGTACCGCATTTGCGGCGGCTTTTTCATCGACGGCATCCAGGGCGGCACCGGCGCAGCCAATGAAGTGTCGCTGGATCATACCGGCCATCCGGTGGTTTCTAAGCTGCGTGAATGTTATCTGGCGGCGGTCAAGCAAGGCCGTCAAGGCCAGATTCCCCTCTTTGCCGGCGGCGGCGTAGGCCTTACAGGCAACGCGGCGGCGGATGCGTTTAAACTGATTTGCCTGGGCGCTAACGGCGTCTTTATCGGCAAGATTTTGATTCAACTGATGGGCTGTGTCGGCAACGAACACGGGCGCTGTAATTCTTGTTCCACCGGCAAGTGTCCTACAGGCATCTGTACGCAGGACCCGCGCTTGGTAGGGCGTCTAGACATCGATAAAGCCGCCCAGGCTGTTGTGGATTACACCTTGGCGCTGAACAGTGAATTCAAGAAGCTGATGGCGCCAGTAGGCAACAGCTCGCTGCCCATAGGCCGTTCCGATGCGTTGGTGACTACCGACCGCGCCGTAGCGGAAAAATTGGCCATCCAATACGTCTGCTGA
- a CDS encoding FAD-dependent oxidoreductase encodes MLTIDTLAGGKRLSTQELLTAISEALAAGETEFHILASGQHDIGGPLWHPEGKSLRFTVTNPGQRVGSMCMPGTEVIVEGSSSADVGWLNAGGRIVVKGDGGDTTAHCAAGGSIYIGGRAGTRSGSLMKHDPLYAPPEFWVLKRCGSFSFEFMSGGIAVVCGVNVEEGESVLGDRSCMGMVGGVVYVRGPLQGVSAKDVKVRALEAEDIDYLSSHMEDFLQSVERKELQAELTQWDEWRKIVPLTYEERPKKVESHLFDFRANEWVPGGIFSDVVKDDFSVVALVTNGVMRQRVPQWENARFAAPCQFNCPASIPSQDRFNLLRDGKVGEAYRLVLEYTPFPGSVCGSVCPNLCMDDCTRGQIDLSAQIGALGRYSREVTLPQATQKTGKAVAVIGGGVAGLTAAWELVRQGHDVTVFESDAKMGGKMEQAIPRSRLAADVLEAEVARVASLGVTYRNNETVDAAKFAQLRKQYDGVVVATGGHVSKVIPWPGSERLVKGLEFLKAVNSGQKPKIGKKVVVIGCGNAGMDVAIGAYEMGAEEVTCIDVAKPAAFEKEIEHVEELGGVLLWPAVTQEITAEGLRLTDGRMLAADTVIISIGEVPDLSFLPAELPQERGFLKAGPAGKLADGLYTAGDTIRPGLLVDAIGTAREAAKALHAELTGEAYAAKEKVALPQSRLSTEYFERCQSGQVPQAKEDYLRCISCGTCRDCHMCEKSCPEKAISREIQEDGSFAYVSDDSRCIGCGVCAGICPCGIWSMHPNNAPLPCN; translated from the coding sequence ATGCTTACGATTGATACTTTGGCAGGAGGAAAACGCCTGTCCACACAAGAACTCCTGACCGCCATCAGCGAGGCGCTAGCGGCGGGAGAAACAGAATTTCATATTTTGGCCAGCGGCCAGCATGATATCGGCGGTCCCTTATGGCACCCCGAAGGAAAGTCGCTTCGTTTCACGGTGACTAATCCGGGACAGCGCGTGGGCTCCATGTGCATGCCCGGAACCGAAGTCATTGTAGAGGGCTCGTCTTCTGCAGATGTAGGTTGGCTGAATGCCGGCGGCCGCATTGTGGTCAAAGGCGACGGCGGGGACACCACCGCCCATTGCGCCGCCGGCGGCAGTATTTATATCGGCGGCCGGGCTGGTACCCGCTCCGGGTCTTTGATGAAACATGACCCTCTTTATGCGCCGCCAGAATTTTGGGTTTTGAAGCGCTGCGGCAGCTTCTCTTTTGAGTTCATGTCCGGCGGCATTGCCGTTGTTTGCGGTGTGAATGTTGAAGAGGGAGAATCAGTGCTGGGCGATCGCTCCTGCATGGGCATGGTGGGCGGCGTGGTGTATGTCCGCGGCCCGCTGCAAGGCGTATCCGCGAAAGACGTAAAAGTGCGGGCGTTGGAAGCGGAGGATATTGACTATCTGTCCAGTCACATGGAGGACTTCTTGCAGTCCGTAGAGCGTAAAGAGCTGCAAGCGGAATTGACGCAATGGGACGAGTGGCGGAAAATTGTGCCCCTTACCTATGAAGAGCGTCCTAAAAAAGTAGAATCTCATCTTTTTGATTTCCGGGCGAACGAGTGGGTTCCCGGCGGTATTTTCAGCGATGTAGTGAAGGACGATTTTTCCGTAGTTGCCTTGGTTACGAACGGTGTGATGCGCCAGCGCGTGCCGCAGTGGGAAAATGCCCGCTTTGCCGCTCCTTGCCAATTCAACTGCCCGGCATCCATTCCGTCACAAGATCGCTTTAACTTGCTTCGCGACGGCAAAGTAGGCGAGGCCTATCGTCTGGTGCTGGAATATACCCCGTTCCCTGGCTCGGTTTGCGGCAGCGTTTGCCCCAACCTGTGCATGGACGACTGTACCCGCGGCCAGATCGACTTATCCGCGCAGATCGGCGCTTTGGGCCGGTATTCGCGCGAAGTAACACTGCCGCAGGCAACGCAAAAAACAGGCAAAGCTGTAGCGGTTATCGGCGGCGGCGTGGCTGGTCTGACGGCGGCTTGGGAACTAGTGCGTCAGGGACATGACGTAACGGTTTTTGAAAGTGATGCCAAAATGGGCGGCAAAATGGAACAGGCCATTCCTCGTTCCCGGCTGGCGGCGGACGTGCTTGAAGCCGAAGTAGCCCGCGTGGCGTCGCTGGGCGTAACGTATCGTAACAATGAGACCGTGGATGCCGCGAAATTTGCGCAGCTGCGCAAACAGTATGACGGCGTGGTAGTGGCTACCGGCGGCCATGTGTCCAAGGTTATTCCCTGGCCTGGTTCTGAGCGCTTGGTCAAAGGCTTGGAATTCCTCAAGGCTGTCAACAGCGGACAAAAACCGAAGATCGGCAAAAAGGTCGTTGTCATCGGCTGCGGCAACGCAGGTATGGATGTGGCTATCGGCGCCTATGAAATGGGAGCCGAAGAAGTTACCTGCATCGACGTGGCTAAGCCGGCGGCTTTTGAAAAGGAAATTGAACATGTGGAAGAACTGGGCGGCGTGCTGCTTTGGCCGGCGGTTACCCAGGAAATTACGGCGGAGGGCCTGCGTTTGACAGATGGAAGGATGCTGGCGGCTGATACGGTGATCATCAGCATCGGTGAAGTGCCGGATCTATCTTTCCTGCCTGCGGAGCTGCCCCAGGAGCGTGGCTTCTTGAAAGCTGGCCCGGCCGGAAAGCTGGCGGACGGTCTTTATACTGCAGGGGACACGATTCGCCCCGGCCTTTTGGTGGATGCCATCGGCACGGCCCGCGAAGCGGCTAAGGCCTTGCATGCGGAATTGACCGGCGAAGCCTATGCGGCAAAAGAGAAAGTGGCCCTCCCGCAGAGCCGCCTCTCGACGGAGTACTTTGAGCGCTGCCAAAGCGGTCAAGTTCCTCAAGCCAAGGAAGATTATCTGCGCTGTATCAGCTGCGGCACTTGCCGCGACTGCCATATGTGTGAAAAATCTTGCCCCGAAAAAGCTATTTCCCGGGAAATACAGGAAGACGGCTCGTTCGCCTATGTTTCGGACGACAGCCGCTGCATCGGCTGCGGCGTGTGCGCAGGCATTTGCCCTTGCGGCATTTGGTCCATGCATCCGAACAATGCGCCCTTGCCTTGTAACTAA
- a CDS encoding ABC transporter substrate-binding protein has translation MSKKWQKWLGVALAATLTTALVAGCGGKSEPKGDANEIRIGASMELTGGVAAYGQQTLNGIKLAVKQANDAGGINGKKINLIVADNKSEASEATNSVTKLINQDKVIAVLGPVVSSNALAALPVAESSKVPLLTPTATNPDVTVKDGKVRPYAFRSCFIDPFQGTVVANFASKTLGAKKAAIYVDNSSDYSKGLAKFFEENFVKNGGTIVIKEAFLQKDQDFKSTLTKIKAAGADVIYVPGYYEEVGKIVKQAREMGITLPITGGDGWDNSKLPEVAGAAALNNTFFSNHYSAEDKDPNVSKFVEAYKKEYNEAPSALSALGYDAGLLLVDALKRAGSTDSAKLTEALAAVKNLQVSTGIISLDANHNPVKSAVIIEMKDGKQTFKEKVNP, from the coding sequence GTGAGTAAAAAATGGCAAAAGTGGCTCGGCGTAGCCTTGGCGGCAACGCTGACAACAGCGTTGGTAGCCGGCTGCGGCGGCAAAAGCGAACCTAAAGGGGATGCCAATGAAATTCGCATTGGCGCCAGCATGGAATTGACTGGCGGTGTAGCGGCTTACGGTCAGCAGACGTTGAACGGGATCAAGTTGGCTGTGAAGCAGGCAAATGACGCTGGCGGCATCAACGGCAAGAAGATCAATTTGATTGTGGCGGATAACAAGTCGGAAGCATCGGAGGCTACCAACTCGGTAACGAAGCTGATCAATCAGGATAAGGTTATTGCCGTTCTCGGTCCGGTGGTAAGCTCGAATGCGTTGGCGGCGCTGCCGGTAGCGGAAAGCTCCAAAGTTCCTCTATTGACGCCGACTGCTACGAATCCCGATGTAACTGTAAAAGACGGTAAGGTTCGCCCTTATGCGTTCCGGTCCTGTTTTATCGATCCTTTCCAGGGAACCGTAGTGGCTAATTTTGCTTCGAAGACCTTAGGCGCTAAGAAAGCGGCTATTTATGTGGATAACAGCTCGGATTACTCCAAAGGGCTGGCTAAATTCTTTGAAGAGAATTTTGTCAAAAATGGCGGCACCATTGTTATAAAAGAAGCGTTCCTGCAAAAAGACCAGGACTTCAAATCGACCTTGACCAAAATTAAGGCAGCCGGCGCGGATGTAATTTATGTTCCCGGCTACTATGAAGAAGTGGGCAAGATCGTCAAACAGGCTCGGGAAATGGGTATTACCCTTCCGATCACCGGCGGCGACGGCTGGGACAACTCCAAGCTGCCTGAAGTAGCTGGCGCAGCAGCACTGAACAATACCTTCTTCAGCAATCACTATTCGGCAGAAGATAAGGACCCCAATGTTTCTAAATTTGTAGAGGCCTATAAGAAAGAATACAATGAAGCCCCCAGCGCCTTGTCGGCTTTGGGCTATGACGCCGGCTTGCTATTGGTAGACGCTCTCAAACGGGCAGGCAGCACTGATTCGGCGAAACTGACCGAAGCCTTGGCGGCGGTGAAGAACCTTCAGGTTTCCACAGGTATCATTTCCCTGGATGCCAATCATAACCCAGTGAAGAGCGCTGTCATCATTGAAATGAAGGATGGCAAGCAAACCTTTAAAGAAAAAGTAAATCCTTAA